A window from Streptomyces sp. SAI-127 encodes these proteins:
- a CDS encoding S9 family peptidase — translation MTESSGGPSTFRDLSALVACPRVNSLALSVDGARLVAAVQVLSGDGTRFVSGLWEIDPTGERDALRLTRSDKGESGPVFGPDGTLYFLSGRAAADGDEDEGAALWALPPRGEAVVVARHPGGIAAVTVARDSGALCHTAGLLPGAVDAEAHGKLRAARKEAKVTAILYEAGPTRAWDHDLGPAEPHTFIRAGVDAEPVVAGGQGIGLEDPGDAALSPDGTRVAYRRFVPGRVPDEHRTAVVVADAVSGEEIIVVGDLEHLYEAPRFTHDGSAVVCCRMRYPTYNDPWEATLVRVDLADGAVRDLLPGFDNWPGGVACSPVDDTLFFTSDEQGHAPVFRRDPDGGVTRLTASGAYGSLAVAPDGRTLYALRHAVDAPPTPVRIYADVVDQTPAVLPAPGGVGELPGALTEVHAEADDGFVLRGWLVLPEGASAERPAPLLVAVHGGPQSSWNGWTWRWNPWPFAARGYAVLLPDPALSTGYGQINHRRGWGQWGGRPYTDVIALTDATEARDDIDASRTALAGGSYGGYMANRVATSTDRFKAIISHAGLWDLRMFQGDTDVPWYFQRIFGDPLTRPERYEADSPHLDVAKIRTPMLVIHGAKDYRVPVGQGATLFQELQRHEVPAKYLYFPDENHWILRPNHTRLWYETFLNFLDHHVLGAEWQQPGLL, via the coding sequence ATGACCGAGTCCTCCGGTGGTCCGTCCACCTTCCGTGACCTGTCCGCCCTCGTCGCCTGCCCCCGCGTCAACTCCCTTGCGCTGTCTGTCGATGGCGCTCGTCTCGTCGCCGCCGTGCAGGTGCTGTCCGGGGACGGCACGCGGTTCGTGTCCGGTCTGTGGGAGATCGATCCGACCGGGGAGCGCGACGCGCTGCGGCTGACCCGGTCCGACAAGGGTGAGTCGGGGCCGGTGTTCGGTCCGGACGGGACGCTGTACTTCCTGTCCGGACGCGCCGCTGCGGACGGCGACGAGGACGAGGGCGCCGCGCTGTGGGCGCTTCCGCCGCGCGGGGAGGCCGTCGTCGTGGCCCGGCACCCAGGCGGGATCGCCGCGGTCACCGTCGCCCGGGACTCAGGCGCGCTGTGCCACACCGCGGGCCTGCTGCCGGGTGCCGTTGACGCCGAGGCGCACGGCAAGCTGCGCGCGGCGCGAAAGGAGGCGAAGGTCACCGCGATCCTGTATGAGGCCGGGCCGACCCGCGCCTGGGACCACGACCTCGGCCCGGCGGAGCCGCACACCTTTATCCGTGCCGGTGTTGACGCGGAGCCGGTCGTCGCTGGCGGGCAGGGGATCGGGCTGGAGGATCCGGGGGACGCGGCGTTGTCGCCGGACGGCACACGGGTCGCGTACCGCCGGTTCGTGCCCGGGCGGGTCCCGGACGAGCATCGCACCGCCGTGGTGGTGGCCGACGCGGTGAGCGGTGAGGAGATCATCGTTGTCGGTGATTTGGAGCACCTCTACGAGGCGCCGCGGTTCACCCACGACGGTTCGGCCGTCGTGTGCTGCCGGATGCGCTACCCGACGTACAACGACCCCTGGGAAGCGACTCTCGTCCGGGTCGACCTGGCCGACGGCGCGGTGCGCGACCTGCTGCCGGGGTTCGACAACTGGCCTGGTGGCGTGGCCTGTTCACCGGTGGACGACACGCTCTTCTTCACGTCCGACGAGCAGGGGCACGCGCCCGTCTTCCGGCGCGACCCGGACGGTGGCGTCACACGCCTCACCGCTTCGGGTGCGTACGGCTCGCTGGCCGTAGCCCCCGACGGGCGGACGCTCTACGCCCTGCGCCATGCGGTCGACGCGCCGCCGACGCCCGTCCGGATCTACGCCGACGTCGTGGACCAGACTCCGGCCGTGCTGCCCGCCCCGGGTGGCGTCGGCGAGCTGCCCGGCGCGCTCACCGAGGTGCACGCGGAGGCGGACGACGGGTTCGTGCTGCGCGGCTGGCTCGTGCTGCCCGAGGGCGCCTCCGCCGAGCGGCCCGCTCCGCTGCTCGTCGCCGTCCACGGCGGACCGCAGTCCAGCTGGAACGGCTGGACCTGGCGGTGGAACCCCTGGCCGTTCGCCGCGCGCGGTTATGCGGTGCTGCTGCCGGATCCGGCCCTGTCGACCGGCTACGGGCAGATCAACCACCGGCGCGGCTGGGGGCAGTGGGGCGGGCGCCCCTACACGGATGTGATCGCGCTGACCGACGCGACCGAGGCCCGGGACGACATCGATGCCTCACGTACTGCGCTCGCCGGCGGCTCCTACGGCGGATACATGGCAAACCGGGTCGCCACCAGCACGGACCGCTTCAAGGCGATCATCAGCCATGCGGGCCTGTGGGACCTGCGGATGTTCCAGGGCGACACCGATGTGCCCTGGTACTTCCAGCGGATCTTCGGCGACCCGCTGACCCGCCCCGAGCGGTACGAGGCCGACTCGCCGCACCTGGACGTCGCGAAGATCCGCACCCCCATGCTGGTCATCCACGGCGCCAAGGACTACCGCGTGCCCGTCGGGCAGGGCGCCACGCTCTTCCAGGAACTGCAGCGCCACGAAGTCCCCGCGAAGTACCTCTACTTCCCGGACGAGAACCACTGGATCCTGAGGCCGAACCACACGCGCCTGTGGTACGAGACATTCCTCAACTTCCTCGACCACCACGTTCTCGGCGCCGAATGGCAGCAGCCCGGCCTGCTATGA
- a CDS encoding MarR family transcriptional regulator, with product MARRLTGAAALNWTLHWVDEVRDQRKELPSGRAGKAQRLLARVISTYPAGMRDDDASALTDDERNLIRALRPAMAALMRDFDDDLQRFQRMSHAEYIALMFLSEAPEYTMRLSDLAELCQQSASAVGRTVKRLEAEGLVRRQQSVHDARSFNATLTEAGVARLEEAVPVHVASVRRHFFDQLEGVDLGKLALAFQRIAQKG from the coding sequence ATGGCCCGCAGACTCACCGGCGCAGCCGCCCTGAACTGGACCCTCCATTGGGTTGATGAGGTCCGCGATCAGCGCAAGGAGCTGCCCTCCGGCCGGGCCGGCAAGGCCCAAAGATTGCTTGCGCGAGTAATTTCTACGTATCCTGCGGGAATGCGAGACGACGACGCCTCCGCCCTGACCGATGATGAGCGGAACCTGATCAGGGCGCTCCGCCCGGCGATGGCGGCACTGATGCGAGACTTCGACGACGACCTGCAGCGGTTTCAGCGGATGAGTCACGCCGAGTACATCGCGTTGATGTTCCTGTCCGAGGCGCCCGAGTACACCATGCGGCTGAGCGACCTGGCGGAGCTGTGCCAGCAGTCCGCCTCGGCTGTGGGGCGCACCGTCAAACGTCTGGAAGCCGAGGGGCTCGTCCGGCGGCAGCAGTCCGTCCATGACGCCCGTTCGTTCAATGCCACCCTGACCGAGGCCGGCGTGGCGCGCCTGGAGGAGGCCGTGCCGGTACACGTGGCCAGTGTTCGACGGCACTTCTTCGACCAGCTCGAAGGGGTCGACCTCGGAAAGCTCGCGCTCGCGTTCCAGCGGATCGCACAGAAGGGCTGA